The following are encoded in a window of Blattabacterium cuenoti genomic DNA:
- a CDS encoding N5-glutamine methyltransferase family protein, with amino-acid sequence MSIDKFYHLFYDALQEIYPDSQELENLFFLLTTHVLKCDKITIILKLSKKEKIEDYIYKKLIKKLWELKKNRPIQYVIGKTSFFGMDFLVNEKVFIPRPETEELVSWIIQDHKKNSENVQVFDLCTGSGCIGISLKKKLPKIRHIHAVDVSPESLFIANINSKFQKEKIFFKKVDILQNLISLSILKKYPVNIVVSNPPYVRISEKKLLHPNIFQYEPFQALFVPDEAPFIFYQKILSWIKKKFTGVLVCVYFEINQFLYLDFIEFMKKKGFINLEIRRDFQGFFRMIRAIYYQKT; translated from the coding sequence ATGTCTATTGATAAATTCTACCATCTATTTTATGATGCTCTTCAAGAAATTTATCCAGACTCTCAAGAGTTAGAGAATCTCTTTTTTTTGCTTACTACACACGTGCTGAAATGTGATAAAATCACAATTATTTTAAAATTAAGTAAAAAGGAAAAAATAGAAGACTATATTTACAAAAAATTGATAAAAAAATTATGGGAATTGAAAAAAAATCGACCCATTCAGTATGTAATTGGAAAGACTTCCTTTTTTGGAATGGATTTCTTAGTTAATGAAAAAGTCTTTATTCCAAGACCAGAAACCGAAGAACTTGTATCCTGGATTATACAGGATCACAAAAAAAATAGTGAAAACGTTCAAGTATTTGATCTTTGTACAGGAAGTGGATGTATTGGGATTTCTTTAAAAAAGAAACTTCCTAAAATACGGCATATTCATGCCGTAGATGTTTCTCCTGAAAGTCTTTTTATAGCAAATATTAATTCCAAATTTCAAAAAGAAAAAATTTTCTTCAAAAAAGTGGATATATTGCAAAATTTAATTTCTCTTTCCATTCTAAAAAAATATCCTGTTAACATTGTCGTAAGCAATCCTCCTTATGTAAGAATCTCTGAAAAAAAATTACTGCATCCGAATATTTTTCAATATGAACCTTTTCAAGCTTTATTTGTTCCTGATGAGGCCCCATTCATTTTTTATCAAAAAATTCTTTCCTGGATCAAAAAAAAATTTACTGGAGTATTAGTATGTGTTTACTTTGAAATCAATCAATTCCTTTATCTAGATTTCATTGAATTTATGAAAAAAAAGGGATTCATAAATCTAGAAATTAGAAGAGATTTCCAAGGTTTTTTCCGAATGATTCGTGCTATATATTACCAAAAAACATGA
- the ligA gene encoding NAD-dependent DNA ligase LigA, with amino-acid sequence MKQDRNKKEIKEKIFQLRKKLSEYNYQYYTLDTSEISDYNFDKKLRELFLLEKEHPEFYDPSSPTLRIGVEGEKKYTNSSIYSHKYKMYSLQNTYSKKELITWKKRIHQSISSSLSFVCELKYDGVSINLIYKNGFLTHAVTRGNGKKGEEVIENVRTIQSIPLKLIGEKHPSYLEIRGEIFLPIKKFLEINAKRTISGKKPYANPRNTASGTLKIKNSKEVYKRTLSCIVYSVMGKNLPFDTQYQALKTLRNWGFEISENFLLCSKKTKDIFHFLDYWTQWKKTLPYQIDGIVIKVNEYQNQFLLGYTNKYPRWAIAYKFRPKKLSETRLLNLKFQVGRTGIITPVAEVMPKKISGTIVKRVTLYNDHFIQKMGIHYGDALLLEKGGDIIPKVAKINLKKRLINASPIYFLKKCPSCKSHLRKKNELFYCPNNFCPSQNMKKIQHFVSERAMNIKGIGKEMIKKLYQKGFLYNISDLYQLKKEKLLQIDGVKEKLADFLIKNIEKSKDNLYQRVLYALGIPHVGEDISKKLTEKFSNVNSLMQAEEPQLTSISGIGKKISESIKTFFSIKENKKIVEILMKHGLNFSDFYKKNPVKNQYSPIEGKSFLFTGRLSSMTRNKAKKLVELLGGRVFHTVNKKIHFLVVGKNFGSKLEKCMKKNHIKILTEDIFMKFLEQEKKEK; translated from the coding sequence ATGAAACAAGATAGAAATAAAAAAGAAATCAAAGAAAAAATATTTCAGCTAAGAAAAAAACTTTCAGAATATAATTATCAATATTATACCCTGGATACTTCTGAGATATCTGATTACAATTTTGATAAAAAATTAAGAGAATTATTTCTATTGGAAAAAGAACATCCAGAATTTTATGATCCTAGCTCCCCCACTCTAAGAATAGGAGTAGAAGGAGAAAAAAAATATACAAATTCTTCCATTTATTCTCATAAATATAAAATGTACTCTCTTCAAAACACCTATTCTAAGAAAGAGTTAATAACTTGGAAAAAAAGGATTCATCAATCCATTTCTTCTTCTCTTTCTTTCGTATGTGAACTAAAATATGATGGAGTTTCTATTAATTTAATTTATAAAAACGGCTTTTTAACCCATGCTGTGACTCGTGGAAATGGAAAAAAAGGAGAAGAAGTCATAGAAAATGTACGGACCATCCAATCCATTCCCCTAAAATTAATAGGGGAAAAGCATCCGTCATATCTTGAAATACGTGGAGAAATTTTTCTTCCTATAAAAAAATTTTTAGAAATCAATGCAAAACGCACAATAAGTGGAAAAAAACCTTATGCTAATCCTAGAAATACAGCGAGTGGAACTCTGAAAATTAAGAATAGTAAAGAAGTATATAAACGGACTCTATCTTGTATAGTATACTCTGTAATGGGAAAAAATTTGCCTTTTGATACACAATATCAAGCTTTAAAAACCCTACGGAATTGGGGTTTTGAAATATCAGAAAATTTTTTACTTTGTAGTAAAAAAACCAAGGATATATTTCATTTCTTGGACTATTGGACTCAATGGAAAAAAACACTTCCCTATCAGATTGATGGAATAGTCATTAAGGTCAATGAATATCAGAATCAATTTCTTTTAGGATATACGAATAAATATCCCCGTTGGGCTATAGCTTACAAATTTAGACCAAAAAAATTATCGGAGACAAGATTATTAAACCTGAAATTTCAAGTAGGACGTACTGGAATCATTACTCCTGTAGCCGAGGTGATGCCAAAAAAAATTTCTGGAACCATAGTGAAAAGAGTGACGCTTTATAATGATCATTTTATCCAAAAAATGGGAATTCATTATGGAGATGCTCTTTTATTAGAAAAAGGAGGAGATATTATTCCTAAAGTAGCTAAAATAAATTTAAAAAAAAGATTAATCAATGCCTCTCCTATATATTTCTTAAAAAAATGTCCCTCATGTAAGAGCCATTTAAGAAAAAAAAATGAATTATTCTACTGTCCCAATAATTTTTGTCCTTCTCAAAACATGAAAAAAATACAACATTTTGTGAGTGAAAGAGCTATGAATATAAAAGGAATTGGAAAGGAAATGATAAAAAAATTGTACCAAAAAGGTTTTTTATATAATATTTCCGATTTATATCAATTAAAAAAGGAAAAACTTCTTCAAATAGATGGAGTGAAAGAAAAACTAGCAGATTTTTTAATAAAAAATATTGAAAAATCAAAAGATAATCTCTATCAAAGAGTCTTATATGCTTTAGGAATTCCTCATGTAGGAGAAGATATTTCTAAAAAATTAACCGAAAAATTCTCAAATGTAAATTCCTTAATGCAGGCAGAAGAACCTCAATTAACCTCTATTTCAGGAATAGGAAAAAAAATTTCAGAAAGTATAAAAACTTTTTTTTCCATTAAAGAGAACAAAAAAATTGTGGAGATCCTGATGAAACATGGATTAAATTTTTCAGATTTCTACAAAAAAAACCCTGTAAAAAACCAATATTCTCCTATTGAAGGAAAATCTTTTTTATTCACAGGAAGACTGTCTAGTATGACCCGTAATAAAGCTAAAAAATTGGTAGAACTTTTAGGAGGAAGAGTATTTCATACGGTGAATAAAAAAATTCATTTTCTTGTTGTAGGAAAAAACTTTGGTTCTAAACTTGAAAAGTGTATGAAAAAAAACCATATAAAAATTTTAACGGAAGATATTTTTATGAAATTTCTTGAACAAGAAAAAAAAGAAAAATAA
- the lon gene encoding endopeptidase La: MLLKNIFTESGFESEAEFIPLMSQDEEDQLLKDDIPEQLCILTVRNMVLYSGIVFPIIAGKSGSIQLLQDAYGLDKTVGVLTQKNSGIENLSEKDLYSIGTVAKILKLLKMPDGNTTVILQGKRRFKVNRFIQKDPYFKAEILALEEKKPSCKDKEYLALVESIKEIAIKIIQDNPNIPSEASIAIRNIESPSFLINFVAANMNLATRDKQKLLEYDDLKKRAMETLRFLNVEHQQIKLKNDIQSRVRSDMDQQQREYFLHQQIKAIQEELGDISYEKEIDEMRAKASRKKWSKEAKKQFDRELLKMQRTNPQMPEYTVQRNYLELMIDLPWGKYSKDSFDLEFAQKILDRDHYGLEKVKERIIEYLAVLKLRGDMRSPILCFYGPPGVGKTSLGRSIATAIKRKYVRISLGGLHDESEIRGHRRTYIGAMPGRLLQSIRKVGTSNPVFVLDEIDKIGLGANGDPSSAMLEVLDPEQNTSFYDNFLEMGYDLSKVLFIATANSLSNIQPALIDRMEVIEMNGYTVEEKTQIVKKHILPKQLKENGLKKSDLILGTQQIEKVIESYTRESGLRTLEKHMAKLARYAAKHIAMDRKYVKRLSIEKIEEILGIPNDPDRYEENKVPGVVTGLAWTNFGGDILYIESSLSKGKGNLSITGNLGEVMKESATIALQYIKAHYKDFNIDPKMFEERNVHVHVPEGAVPKDGPSAGITMLTSLVSSYTRRKLRPHLAMTGEITLRGKVLPVGGIKEKILAAKRANIKEIILSQDNKKDVEEIKQDHLKGLTFDYVRDMNDVIHLALI, encoded by the coding sequence ATGTTACTAAAAAATATATTTACCGAATCTGGATTCGAGTCTGAAGCAGAATTTATTCCTTTAATGAGTCAAGATGAAGAAGATCAGCTTCTTAAAGATGACATTCCGGAACAATTATGTATATTAACAGTGAGAAATATGGTTTTGTATTCCGGAATTGTTTTTCCCATTATAGCAGGAAAAAGTGGATCTATCCAATTATTACAAGATGCTTATGGATTGGATAAAACCGTTGGGGTATTAACACAGAAAAATTCCGGAATAGAAAATCTTAGTGAAAAAGATTTATACTCTATAGGAACAGTGGCTAAAATATTGAAGTTATTGAAAATGCCTGATGGAAATACCACTGTTATTTTACAGGGGAAAAGAAGATTTAAGGTCAATCGTTTTATTCAAAAAGATCCATATTTTAAAGCAGAAATTCTAGCTTTAGAAGAAAAGAAACCTTCTTGTAAAGATAAGGAATACCTTGCTTTGGTAGAATCCATCAAAGAAATTGCCATAAAAATTATTCAGGATAATCCAAATATTCCATCAGAAGCAAGCATTGCTATTCGTAATATAGAAAGCCCTTCTTTTTTAATCAATTTTGTAGCAGCTAATATGAATTTAGCTACTAGAGACAAACAAAAATTGTTAGAGTACGATGATTTAAAAAAAAGAGCCATGGAGACACTGCGTTTTCTGAACGTAGAACATCAACAAATAAAGTTAAAGAACGATATTCAGTCCCGTGTTCGTAGTGATATGGATCAGCAACAAAGAGAATATTTTTTACATCAACAAATTAAAGCTATACAAGAAGAGTTAGGAGATATTTCTTATGAAAAAGAGATTGATGAAATGCGTGCAAAAGCTTCCAGAAAAAAATGGTCTAAGGAAGCTAAAAAACAGTTTGATAGAGAGTTACTAAAAATGCAAAGGACTAATCCTCAAATGCCAGAATACACTGTTCAAAGAAATTATCTAGAATTGATGATTGATCTTCCCTGGGGAAAATACTCAAAAGATAGTTTTGATTTAGAATTTGCTCAGAAAATATTAGATAGAGATCACTACGGGTTAGAAAAAGTGAAAGAACGTATTATAGAATATTTGGCAGTTTTAAAATTAAGAGGAGATATGCGTTCCCCTATTCTATGCTTTTACGGTCCACCTGGAGTTGGAAAAACTTCTTTGGGAAGATCTATAGCTACTGCTATTAAAAGAAAATACGTACGTATTTCTTTAGGTGGATTACACGATGAGTCTGAAATACGTGGTCATCGAAGAACTTATATTGGAGCTATGCCGGGAAGGTTATTGCAATCCATACGAAAGGTAGGAACTTCCAATCCTGTTTTTGTTCTTGACGAAATTGATAAAATAGGTTTAGGAGCGAATGGCGACCCTTCTTCTGCCATGTTAGAAGTTTTGGACCCAGAACAGAATACCTCATTTTACGACAATTTTTTGGAAATGGGTTATGATTTGTCAAAAGTATTGTTTATCGCTACAGCAAATTCTCTTTCTAATATACAACCAGCTCTTATAGATCGAATGGAGGTTATAGAGATGAATGGATATACGGTAGAGGAAAAAACTCAAATCGTCAAAAAACATATTCTTCCTAAACAGTTGAAAGAAAATGGATTGAAAAAATCAGATTTGATACTTGGCACTCAACAAATTGAAAAAGTTATAGAAAGTTATACCAGAGAATCCGGTTTGAGAACTCTGGAAAAACATATGGCTAAATTAGCACGTTATGCCGCTAAGCATATTGCTATGGATAGAAAATATGTAAAACGTTTAAGTATTGAAAAAATAGAGGAAATTCTAGGAATTCCAAATGATCCGGATCGTTATGAAGAAAATAAAGTTCCGGGCGTTGTTACAGGTTTAGCTTGGACTAATTTTGGTGGAGATATTTTATACATAGAATCCAGTTTGTCTAAGGGAAAAGGAAATTTAAGTATTACTGGAAATTTAGGAGAGGTCATGAAAGAATCTGCCACAATTGCTTTGCAATATATTAAAGCTCATTATAAGGATTTTAACATAGACCCTAAAATGTTCGAAGAACGAAATGTCCACGTTCATGTTCCTGAAGGTGCTGTCCCTAAAGACGGTCCATCTGCAGGAATTACTATGTTAACTTCTTTAGTATCAAGTTATACTAGAAGAAAGTTAAGGCCTCATTTAGCTATGACAGGAGAAATTACATTAAGAGGAAAGGTTCTTCCTGTGGGAGGAATAAAAGAGAAAATTTTAGCTGCTAAACGGGCTAATATAAAAGAAATTATCCTTTCACAGGATAATAAAAAAGATGTAGAAGAAATTAAACAAGACCACTTAAAGGGATTAACCTTTGATTATGTTAGAGACATGAATGATGTGATTCATTTAGCCCTGATATAG
- the lysA gene encoding diaminopimelate decarboxylase, translating into MNENSNSSVSRDQLMQLGKKYGTPLYIYNSRKIERQYIKMKKAFSEVTRLRINYACKANTNLNVLKFLQKLGSGLDTVSIQEVELGLRAGFSPKHILFTPNCVSLKEVKKAVDFGVRIHIDNLSLLEQFGSDHPDYPIGIRINPHIMAGGNYKISVGHVDSKFGISYYQIPHLKRILKNTGLKIEGFHMHAGSDISDIEAFLQGAKVIFQIALDFPDIDYIDFGSGFKVPYTKNDIKTDLIFLSRSIIEKFESFCKVYGKKVTLIWEPGKFLVSESGYFLVKVNVIKHTTSTVFAGVDSGFNHFIRPMFYEAYHCIENISNPNGRFRFYTVVGYICESDTFGFNRQISEIREGDILCIKNAGAYCFSMSSNYNSRYRPSEVMIVKGKDFLIRRRETMQDLLRNIVEIKI; encoded by the coding sequence ATGAATGAAAATAGCAATTCTTCAGTTTCTAGAGACCAGTTAATGCAACTAGGAAAAAAATACGGAACTCCACTTTATATATATAATTCTAGAAAAATAGAAAGACAATATATAAAGATGAAGAAAGCTTTTAGTGAAGTTACACGTTTAAGAATTAACTATGCTTGCAAAGCAAACACTAATTTGAATGTTTTAAAATTTTTACAAAAGTTAGGAAGTGGATTAGATACCGTTTCTATTCAAGAAGTAGAACTAGGGTTAAGAGCTGGATTTTCTCCAAAACATATTCTATTCACTCCAAATTGTGTTTCCCTAAAAGAAGTTAAAAAAGCGGTTGATTTCGGAGTCAGAATTCACATAGATAATCTATCTCTTTTAGAACAGTTTGGAAGTGATCATCCAGATTATCCTATAGGAATAAGAATCAATCCTCATATTATGGCAGGAGGAAATTATAAAATTTCAGTTGGACATGTAGATTCAAAATTCGGAATATCTTACTATCAAATTCCTCATCTAAAAAGAATATTAAAAAATACAGGACTGAAAATAGAGGGATTTCATATGCATGCAGGGTCTGATATCTCAGATATAGAAGCCTTTTTACAAGGAGCTAAAGTAATATTTCAAATAGCTCTAGATTTTCCAGATATTGATTATATAGATTTTGGAAGTGGATTTAAAGTTCCATATACAAAAAATGATATAAAAACGGATTTGATTTTTTTAAGTCGTTCTATTATAGAAAAGTTTGAAAGTTTTTGTAAAGTGTATGGGAAAAAAGTAACTTTGATATGGGAACCAGGGAAATTTTTGGTGAGTGAATCTGGGTACTTTTTAGTTAAAGTCAATGTCATTAAACATACCACTTCTACCGTATTTGCTGGAGTAGATTCCGGTTTTAATCACTTTATTCGTCCCATGTTTTATGAGGCTTATCACTGCATTGAAAATATTTCGAATCCTAACGGACGTTTTCGTTTCTACACAGTAGTAGGATATATTTGTGAGTCGGATACATTTGGATTCAATCGTCAAATTTCAGAAATCCGTGAGGGGGATATTTTATGTATTAAAAATGCAGGAGCTTACTGTTTTTCTATGTCCTCTAATTATAATTCTCGTTATAGACCTTCTGAAGTTATGATTGTCAAAGGAAAAGATTTTCTTATTAGAAGAAGAGAAACTATGCAAGATCTTCTTAGGAATATTGTAGAAATTAAAATTTAG
- the metG gene encoding methionine--tRNA ligase has protein sequence MKKSNNKYTVTAAFPYANGPIHIGHLAGVYLPADIFVRYLRRKKKEVIFICGSDEHGVPITIQAKKENTTPKEIVNKYHFMIKDCFENFGIHFDNYSRTSTVIHKKISTSFFNKLHKEKKIFEKVSEQYYDNQSKQFLADRYIYGICPHCKHKEAYGDQCENCGSSLSPEELINPLSTISGSNPVLKKTKHWYFPLNEYQNFLEKWILMDHQKDWKVNVYGQAKSWLNQGLKPRAITRDLDWGIPIPKEIGKVLYVWFEATIGYISSTIEWAKRKKKDWKPYWKDKRTKLIQFIGKDNIVFHCIIFPAVLKAYNQGYILPDKILANEFLNLENEKISTSKNWGVWIHEYLRDFPNQQDTLRYILIAKMPEKKDNNFNWKDFQKTNNTELVAILGNFVNRSLTLIQKYNDGIIPNPGIFSIKDKSILKKIRKYPENIGNLIESFRFREALVCFMDLARLGNKYLTEEEPWNIKKTEQRIETILYVSLQIVGMLAQLAEPFLPCTAKKLLKMLCLKAFFWKKIENVKEFLCPGHVLGKSTLLFHKITNKSVEKQLEKLGKMTYEK, from the coding sequence ATGAAAAAATCAAATAATAAATATACAGTAACTGCTGCTTTTCCATATGCAAATGGACCCATTCATATAGGACATTTAGCTGGTGTCTATTTACCTGCAGATATTTTTGTTCGTTATCTTAGACGGAAAAAAAAGGAGGTTATTTTTATATGTGGATCCGATGAACATGGGGTTCCTATTACGATACAAGCTAAAAAAGAAAATACGACTCCTAAAGAAATAGTCAATAAATATCATTTCATGATTAAAGATTGTTTTGAAAATTTTGGAATACATTTTGATAACTATTCCAGAACTTCTACAGTGATTCATAAAAAAATTTCTACTTCTTTTTTTAATAAACTACATAAAGAAAAAAAAATATTTGAAAAAGTATCTGAACAATACTATGACAATCAATCTAAACAATTTTTAGCGGATAGATATATATATGGAATTTGCCCCCATTGTAAACATAAGGAAGCTTATGGAGATCAATGCGAAAATTGTGGTTCTTCGTTAAGTCCTGAAGAATTAATAAATCCTCTTTCTACTATAAGTGGAAGCAATCCAGTTTTGAAAAAAACTAAACATTGGTATTTCCCATTAAATGAATATCAAAATTTTTTGGAAAAATGGATTTTAATGGATCATCAAAAAGATTGGAAAGTGAATGTTTATGGACAAGCTAAATCTTGGTTAAATCAAGGATTAAAACCTCGTGCTATTACAAGAGATTTGGATTGGGGAATTCCTATTCCGAAAGAGATAGGAAAAGTTTTATATGTATGGTTTGAGGCCACTATAGGTTATATTTCCTCTACTATAGAATGGGCAAAAAGAAAAAAAAAAGACTGGAAACCTTATTGGAAAGATAAAAGGACAAAATTAATTCAATTCATAGGAAAAGATAATATTGTATTTCATTGCATTATCTTTCCAGCTGTACTTAAAGCATATAATCAGGGATATATTTTACCGGATAAAATCCTTGCTAATGAATTCCTAAATTTAGAAAATGAAAAAATTTCTACTTCAAAAAATTGGGGTGTATGGATTCATGAATACTTAAGGGATTTTCCAAATCAACAAGATACACTTCGTTACATTCTTATAGCTAAGATGCCAGAAAAAAAAGATAACAATTTTAATTGGAAGGATTTTCAAAAAACAAATAATACGGAGCTGGTAGCTATATTAGGAAATTTCGTTAATCGGAGTCTGACTTTAATTCAAAAATACAACGATGGGATTATTCCCAATCCTGGTATTTTTTCCATAAAAGATAAATCTATTTTAAAAAAAATAAGGAAATATCCGGAAAATATAGGGAATTTGATCGAATCCTTTCGCTTTCGTGAAGCTTTAGTTTGTTTTATGGATTTAGCTAGGCTTGGAAACAAGTATTTAACGGAAGAAGAACCTTGGAATATCAAAAAAACGGAACAACGGATAGAGACGATCCTTTACGTTTCTTTACAAATTGTTGGAATGTTAGCGCAATTAGCAGAGCCATTTCTTCCATGTACGGCAAAAAAATTATTAAAAATGCTTTGTTTGAAAGCTTTTTTTTGGAAAAAAATAGAAAACGTGAAGGAATTTTTATGTCCAGGACATGTTTTAGGAAAGTCTACATTGTTATTTCACAAAATAACAAATAAAAGTGTTGAAAAACAACTAGAAAAATTAGGGAAAATGACTTATGAAAAGTAA
- a CDS encoding 5'-3' exonuclease: MKNKKLFLIDTYTILYQGYYAYIKNPLLTSRGINTSPIIHFTYFLINTLNEEKPSYMAAFFDTSRNTFRKKEYPKYKAHRKKTPRDISIAMPYVINILKSFRISSFYAKDGYEADDLIGTIAKKAEKKGYIIYIITLDKDFSQLVTKNIQIYRPPFKGNPKKILGIEEIKEKFGVIEPKQLIDLWSMMGDSSDNIPGLPGIGEKYARKFIQKYGSIENFLNSTHDLSGKIKKNIEKNKELGLLSKRLVTIVTNVPFFYFQEEKFYVKQPNWDSIKKIFCELEFQRLLKKTYEYKRKEWDKNSSHF, translated from the coding sequence ATGAAGAATAAAAAATTATTTTTAATAGATACATACACTATTCTTTATCAAGGATATTATGCCTATATCAAAAATCCACTTTTAACTTCACGAGGAATAAACACTTCTCCCATCATTCATTTTACTTATTTTTTGATTAATACTTTAAATGAGGAAAAACCCTCTTATATGGCGGCTTTTTTTGATACCAGTCGAAACACTTTTCGAAAAAAAGAATATCCTAAATATAAAGCTCATAGAAAAAAAACTCCAAGAGATATTTCTATCGCTATGCCTTATGTTATAAATATTTTAAAGTCTTTTCGAATTTCCTCCTTTTATGCAAAAGATGGATACGAAGCAGACGATCTCATCGGAACTATAGCAAAAAAAGCAGAAAAAAAAGGATATATAATTTATATCATTACTTTGGACAAAGATTTTAGCCAACTTGTCACAAAAAACATCCAGATTTATAGACCTCCTTTTAAAGGAAATCCAAAAAAAATATTAGGAATTGAGGAAATAAAAGAAAAATTTGGAGTGATAGAACCTAAACAACTTATAGATTTATGGAGTATGATGGGAGATTCTTCTGACAATATACCAGGATTACCGGGAATAGGAGAAAAATATGCTAGAAAATTTATTCAAAAGTATGGAAGTATTGAAAATTTTTTAAATTCTACCCATGATCTTAGCGGAAAGATTAAAAAAAATATTGAAAAGAATAAAGAATTAGGTCTTCTATCTAAAAGATTAGTCACCATTGTTACTAACGTTCCCTTTTTTTATTTTCAAGAGGAAAAATTTTATGTAAAACAACCCAATTGGGATTCCATAAAAAAAATATTTTGTGAACTTGAATTTCAAAGATTATTAAAAAAGACTTACGAATACAAAAGAAAAGA